A genomic window from Pseudogulbenkiania sp. MAI-1 includes:
- a CDS encoding Rne/Rng family ribonuclease produces MKRMLFNATQAEELRVAIVDGQKLIDLDIETVGKEQRKGNIYKGVITRIEPSLEACFVDYGTERHGFLPFKEVSRSYFQNYEGGRPRIQDVLREGMEVMVQVEKDERGNKGAALTTYISLAGRYLVLMPNNPRGGGVSRRIEGEERQELKDLLSQLEVPQGMSLIARTAGIGRTFEELQWDLNYLLQLWRAIESAAGAQSGPLLILQEGSLVIRAIRDYYHPDIGEILIDTEEIYEQARQFMAHVMPNTINRVKLYQDQVPLFSRFQIEHQIETAFSRSVQLPSGGAIVIDHTEALVSVDVNSARATKGADIEETALKTNLEAAEEIARQLRLRDLGGLIVIDFIDMEIQKNQREVENRLRDVLKHDRARVQMGKLSRFGLLELSRQRLQPSLGETSHEPCPRCHGIGFIRGTESSALHILRIIQEEAMKENTGAVHAQVPVDVATFLLNEKRAEIYSIEERLDVSVVLIPNIHLETPHYKIVRVRHDDMSELGDLPSYSRVEIQEEEGVANFGQAKPKIERQEAAVKGITPLQPAPEVATPAPVQPQPAIAAPVQAPGLIERLVGWFKSVLAPVEPAKPAPVEVKKEPVREQRSQRSRQGDRRQGQGRRERDERRQGGQQEDRRRPAVQAEGRPEAAQEAQARQERAPRRERGERAERGERREREPREPREARETPRPQPLVAEEKAAAPTPRQQEPRRRPTPQPSEVEQVKEPVEQANLEELKAAEVPAGAEEAGETAERGERRRRRGRRDRNRREGIEAQRSGALQEPTGAEGEAEAAPAPAVVVEAAVTEAVPQLAEAAQAAEPVAVAEVQVAEMAEPVKEAVPAEAAAVAEVAKVEPLKVEEAVVEAVEAVAEAVLPAVAEEPAQVVASAVVPAAEEVVVAEAAEPAIAAEAAPVAEAAVVAEEPVVAEAEPIKEAVAEPVKEVVAEMVAKAVETIVEAEPKALDLGGLVMVSTKPASELPPQPPIEPVVTGVRRREVAREEVESAAPVELVQVETRH; encoded by the coding sequence ATGAAACGTATGCTGTTTAACGCAACGCAAGCCGAAGAGCTGCGCGTTGCCATCGTCGATGGGCAAAAGCTCATCGACCTGGATATCGAGACGGTTGGAAAAGAGCAGCGCAAGGGGAACATCTACAAAGGTGTGATCACCCGCATCGAGCCTTCGCTCGAGGCCTGCTTTGTCGATTACGGTACCGAACGTCACGGTTTCCTGCCCTTCAAAGAAGTTTCCCGTTCCTATTTCCAGAACTATGAAGGTGGTCGCCCGCGCATCCAGGACGTGCTGCGCGAAGGCATGGAGGTGATGGTTCAGGTCGAGAAGGACGAGCGCGGCAACAAGGGCGCGGCCTTGACGACCTACATCAGCCTGGCCGGCCGCTATCTGGTGCTGATGCCCAACAACCCGCGCGGCGGCGGCGTTTCGCGCCGTATCGAGGGTGAGGAGCGCCAGGAACTGAAGGACCTGCTGTCCCAGCTGGAAGTGCCGCAAGGCATGAGCCTGATCGCCCGCACCGCCGGTATCGGCCGCACCTTCGAAGAGCTGCAGTGGGACCTCAACTACCTGCTGCAGCTGTGGCGCGCGATTGAGAGCGCCGCCGGGGCGCAGAGCGGCCCGCTCTTGATCCTGCAGGAAGGCAGCCTGGTCATCCGTGCCATTCGCGACTACTACCATCCGGACATCGGCGAAATCCTCATCGACACCGAGGAAATCTACGAGCAGGCGCGCCAGTTCATGGCGCACGTGATGCCGAACACCATCAACCGGGTCAAGCTGTACCAGGACCAGGTGCCGCTGTTCTCGCGCTTCCAGATCGAACACCAGATCGAAACCGCCTTCTCGCGCAGCGTGCAGCTGCCGTCCGGCGGCGCCATCGTGATCGACCATACCGAGGCGCTGGTGTCGGTGGACGTCAACTCGGCGCGCGCCACCAAGGGTGCCGATATCGAGGAGACGGCGCTCAAGACCAACCTGGAGGCGGCCGAGGAGATCGCCCGCCAGCTGCGTCTGCGCGACCTGGGCGGCCTGATCGTGATCGATTTCATCGACATGGAGATCCAGAAGAACCAGCGCGAGGTCGAGAATCGCCTGCGCGACGTGCTCAAGCACGACCGTGCCCGTGTGCAGATGGGCAAGCTGTCGCGCTTCGGCCTGCTGGAGCTGTCGCGCCAGCGTCTGCAGCCGAGCCTGGGCGAGACCAGCCACGAGCCGTGCCCGCGTTGCCACGGCATCGGCTTCATCCGCGGCACCGAGTCGTCCGCGTTGCACATCCTGCGCATCATCCAGGAAGAGGCGATGAAGGAAAACACCGGGGCGGTGCATGCCCAGGTGCCGGTCGACGTTGCCACCTTCCTGCTCAACGAGAAGCGCGCCGAGATCTATTCGATCGAAGAGCGCCTGGACGTGAGCGTGGTGCTGATTCCGAACATCCACCTGGAAACGCCGCATTACAAGATCGTGCGCGTGCGCCACGACGACATGAGCGAGCTGGGCGATCTGCCGAGCTACAGCCGTGTCGAGATCCAGGAAGAAGAGGGCGTGGCCAACTTCGGCCAAGCCAAGCCCAAGATCGAACGCCAGGAAGCCGCCGTCAAGGGGATCACCCCGCTGCAGCCGGCTCCGGAAGTGGCCACTCCGGCCCCGGTCCAGCCGCAACCTGCCATTGCCGCCCCGGTGCAGGCTCCGGGCCTGATCGAGCGCCTCGTCGGCTGGTTCAAGTCGGTGCTGGCCCCGGTGGAGCCCGCCAAGCCGGCACCGGTGGAAGTCAAGAAGGAGCCGGTGCGCGAGCAGCGCAGCCAGCGTTCCCGTCAGGGGGATCGCCGTCAGGGTCAGGGTCGTCGCGAGCGTGACGAACGTCGTCAGGGCGGTCAGCAGGAAGATCGCCGCCGTCCGGCCGTGCAGGCCGAGGGGCGTCCCGAGGCAGCCCAGGAGGCGCAGGCCCGTCAGGAGCGTGCGCCGCGCCGCGAGCGTGGCGAGCGTGCTGAACGGGGCGAGCGTCGTGAACGTGAGCCGCGTGAACCGCGCGAGGCACGGGAAACGCCGCGTCCGCAGCCGCTGGTAGCGGAAGAGAAGGCTGCTGCCCCGACTCCGCGTCAGCAGGAGCCGCGCCGTCGTCCGACCCCGCAGCCGAGCGAGGTGGAGCAGGTCAAAGAGCCGGTCGAGCAGGCTAACCTCGAAGAGCTGAAAGCGGCCGAAGTACCGGCCGGGGCGGAGGAAGCCGGTGAGACGGCGGAGCGCGGCGAGCGCCGCCGCCGCCGTGGCCGTCGCGATCGCAACCGTCGCGAAGGGATCGAGGCGCAGCGTAGCGGTGCCCTGCAGGAGCCGACCGGGGCCGAGGGAGAGGCGGAAGCCGCTCCGGCACCGGCTGTTGTGGTCGAGGCGGCAGTGACGGAAGCGGTGCCTCAACTGGCCGAGGCGGCGCAAGCGGCTGAGCCGGTGGCCGTGGCCGAAGTGCAGGTGGCCGAGATGGCCGAGCCGGTGAAGGAAGCGGTGCCGGCCGAGGCGGCCGCTGTGGCCGAAGTGGCCAAGGTTGAACCGTTGAAGGTCGAGGAAGCCGTTGTCGAAGCCGTGGAGGCCGTCGCCGAGGCGGTGCTGCCGGCCGTGGCCGAGGAGCCGGCCCAGGTCGTGGCCAGCGCCGTTGTGCCGGCGGCAGAAGAGGTTGTCGTGGCAGAGGCTGCAGAGCCTGCCATTGCCGCCGAGGCGGCGCCGGTAGCCGAGGCTGCTGTGGTGGCCGAAGAGCCGGTCGTGGCGGAGGCCGAACCGATCAAGGAAGCGGTGGCCGAGCCCGTCAAGGAGGTCGTCGCAGAGATGGTGGCGAAGGCTGTCGAGACGATTGTGGAAGCCGAGCCGAAGGCGCTCGACCTTGGCGGCCTGGTGATGGTCAGCACCAAACCGGCCAGCGAACTGCCGCCTCAGCCGCCCATCGAGCCCGTCGTGACGGGGGTTCGCCGCCGCGAGGTGGCGCGCGAAGAGGTGGAGTCCGCCGCCCCGGTGGAACTGGTGCAGGTGGAGACCCGGCACTGA
- the rluC gene encoding 23S rRNA pseudouridine(955/2504/2580) synthase RluC — MTDIRKDSVTFYTVGEAESGQRIDNFLVRLLKGVPKSHIYRILRSGEVRVNKGRIDAAYRLQPDDQIRLPPVRVAERPENDAPAGTFPVIYEDNALLVINKPAGIAVHGGSGLSFGVIEQLRKAYPEYRFLELVHRLDRETSGLLMLAKKRSALLKLHDMMRSSTPDKRYLALGVGRWQDDKHVKLPLFKFTNAEGERRVRVADHGQDAHTIFKVQERFADFTLVEARLRTGRTHQIRVHMAASGHPIAGDDKYGDAALNRELGRRGLRRMFLHAASLSLPHPLTGEKLHFQAPLPPELAHFLDSLRQHEQNV, encoded by the coding sequence ATGACTGATATTCGCAAAGACTCTGTAACCTTCTACACGGTGGGCGAGGCCGAGTCCGGCCAGCGCATCGACAATTTCCTGGTGCGCCTGCTCAAAGGCGTGCCCAAGAGCCATATCTACCGCATCCTGCGCTCCGGCGAGGTCCGCGTGAACAAGGGCCGCATCGACGCCGCCTACCGCTTGCAACCCGACGACCAGATCCGCCTCCCCCCAGTGCGCGTGGCGGAGCGCCCCGAAAACGATGCCCCGGCAGGCACCTTTCCGGTCATCTACGAAGACAACGCCCTGCTCGTCATCAACAAGCCGGCCGGCATCGCCGTGCACGGCGGCAGCGGCCTGTCGTTCGGCGTGATCGAACAGTTGCGCAAGGCCTACCCGGAATACCGCTTCCTGGAGCTGGTGCACCGCCTCGACCGGGAAACCTCCGGCCTGTTGATGCTGGCCAAGAAGCGCTCGGCTCTGCTCAAGCTGCACGACATGATGCGCTCGAGCACGCCGGACAAACGCTACCTGGCGCTGGGGGTGGGGCGCTGGCAGGACGACAAGCACGTCAAGCTGCCGCTGTTCAAGTTCACCAACGCCGAGGGCGAGCGCCGCGTGCGCGTCGCCGACCACGGCCAGGACGCCCACACCATCTTCAAGGTCCAGGAACGCTTCGCCGACTTCACCCTGGTGGAAGCGCGCCTGAGAACCGGCCGCACCCACCAGATCCGGGTACACATGGCCGCCAGCGGCCACCCCATCGCCGGCGACGACAAATACGGCGACGCCGCGCTCAACCGCGAGCTGGGCCGGCGCGGGCTGCGCCGCATGTTCCTGCACGCCGCCTCGCTCAGCCTGCCGCACCCGCTGACCGGCGAAAAACTCCACTTCCAGGCCCCGCTCCCGCCCGAGTTGGCCCACTTTCTCGACAGCCTGAGGCAGCATGAACAGAACGTTTGA
- a CDS encoding HAD-IA family hydrolase, which produces MNRTFDLIVFDWDGTLMDSTAHIAASIQAACAELGLPVPDRSAASHVIGLGLEDALRRVSPTLPAERYPDMVDAYRRHYLSGDATIELFEDVVDGLAELQQSDLFLAVATGKSRKGLDRVLAATGLSAVFHATRTADECHSKPHPAMLLELTDELGVAPRRTLMVGDTTHDLLMAQNAGTHKVGVSYGAHPADALMECQPLALFDDFRSFLQWLRPRIG; this is translated from the coding sequence ATGAACAGAACGTTTGATCTGATCGTCTTCGACTGGGACGGCACCCTGATGGACTCGACCGCCCACATCGCCGCTTCGATCCAGGCCGCCTGCGCCGAGCTCGGCCTCCCGGTGCCCGACCGCAGCGCCGCCAGTCACGTCATCGGCCTCGGCCTGGAAGACGCCTTGCGCCGCGTCAGTCCCACGCTGCCGGCGGAGCGCTATCCGGACATGGTCGACGCCTATCGCCGGCATTACCTGAGCGGGGACGCCACGATAGAATTGTTCGAAGACGTGGTCGACGGTTTGGCCGAACTGCAGCAGAGCGACCTGTTCCTCGCCGTCGCCACCGGCAAGAGCCGCAAGGGGCTCGACCGGGTGCTGGCCGCAACCGGGCTATCCGCCGTGTTCCATGCCACCCGCACCGCGGACGAATGCCACTCCAAGCCGCACCCGGCCATGCTGCTGGAACTGACCGACGAGCTCGGCGTCGCCCCCCGGCGCACCTTGATGGTGGGCGACACCACGCACGACCTGCTGATGGCCCAGAACGCCGGCACCCACAAGGTCGGCGTCAGTTACGGCGCCCACCCAGCCGACGCCCTGATGGAATGCCAGCCCCTGGCCCTGTTCGACGATTTCCGGAGCTTTCTGCAATGGCTGAGACCGCGGATCGGCTGA
- a CDS encoding Rieske 2Fe-2S domain-containing protein has translation MAETADRLICASAELVNSGKAVRFGITDANGQSLSALVFRYQGRVFAYHNSCRHIPVELDLTDGEVFDLTGHYLVCSMHGALYLPENGLCVGGPCRGQRLTPVAVTERDGQVYCITATACGDMERNGER, from the coding sequence ATGGCTGAGACCGCGGATCGGCTGATCTGCGCGTCGGCCGAGCTGGTCAATAGCGGCAAGGCGGTGCGCTTCGGCATCACCGACGCCAACGGCCAGAGCCTCAGTGCGCTGGTCTTTCGCTACCAGGGCCGGGTTTTCGCGTACCATAATAGCTGTCGTCATATCCCCGTCGAACTGGACCTGACCGACGGCGAGGTCTTCGACCTGACCGGGCACTACCTGGTGTGCAGCATGCACGGCGCACTCTACCTGCCGGAGAACGGCCTGTGCGTCGGCGGCCCCTGCCGCGGCCAGCGACTGACGCCGGTGGCCGTCACGGAACGCGACGGCCAGGTGTATTGCATAACCGCCACCGCATGCGGTGACATGGAGAGAAACGGTGAACGATAA
- a CDS encoding S49 family peptidase, which yields MNDNPQWERELLEKLAMASLVEQRRARQWKIFFRLAWLIIIAAVVFGLFFAKDDTAGERLIGDGHTATLQLKGIIDSDNDTAEKLIAGLNDAYDDKNTRGIIIQANSPGGSPVLSGMVYDEIRRQKKLHPSIPLYVVVEEVCASGCYYIAAAADKIFVDKASIIGSIGVLSDGFGFTGVMEKLGVERRLRTSGENKAMGDPFSPLNPKQEAIRQQLLDDIHQQFISAVKTGRGKRLHNDPELFSGLIWLGTKSIPLGLADGYGTVRTVARDVIKSERTVDFTPEDTFPSRFARRLGVEFSSGLKSLFDPRLF from the coding sequence GTGAACGATAACCCGCAATGGGAGCGCGAGCTGCTGGAAAAACTGGCGATGGCCTCGCTGGTCGAGCAGCGCCGCGCCCGCCAGTGGAAAATCTTCTTCCGGCTGGCCTGGCTCATCATCATCGCCGCCGTCGTCTTCGGCCTGTTCTTCGCCAAGGACGATACGGCGGGCGAGCGGCTGATCGGCGACGGGCACACCGCCACGCTGCAGCTCAAGGGCATCATCGACAGCGACAACGATACCGCCGAAAAGCTGATCGCCGGCCTGAACGACGCCTATGACGACAAGAACACCCGCGGCATCATCATCCAGGCCAACAGCCCCGGCGGCAGCCCAGTGCTGTCGGGCATGGTCTACGACGAGATCCGCCGCCAGAAGAAACTGCACCCGTCCATCCCGCTCTACGTCGTGGTCGAGGAAGTGTGCGCATCTGGCTGCTATTACATCGCCGCCGCCGCGGACAAGATCTTCGTCGACAAGGCCAGCATCATCGGCTCGATCGGCGTGCTGTCGGACGGCTTCGGCTTCACCGGCGTGATGGAAAAGCTGGGTGTCGAGCGCCGCCTGCGCACCTCCGGCGAAAACAAGGCGATGGGCGACCCGTTCTCACCGCTCAACCCCAAGCAGGAAGCCATCCGCCAGCAACTCTTGGACGACATCCACCAGCAATTCATCTCGGCGGTGAAAACCGGCCGGGGCAAGCGCCTGCACAACGACCCAGAGCTGTTCAGCGGCCTGATCTGGCTGGGCACCAAGAGCATCCCGCTGGGGCTGGCCGACGGCTACGGCACGGTACGCACGGTCGCCCGCGATGTCATCAAATCGGAAAGAACCGTCGACTTCACGCCCGAGGACACCTTCCCCAGCCGTTTCGCGCGCCGCCTTGGCGTCGAGTTCAGCAGCGGGCTCAAGAGCCTGTTCGACCCCCGCCTTTTCTGA
- the motD gene encoding flagellar motor protein MotD, with amino-acid sequence MARRRRSEDEHENHERWLVSYADFITLLFAFFVVMYAISSVNEGKYRVLSSAIVDAFRTGTAISLQTTPPTGGANTMIEVAQSKPIAKAVKGELQAKEQSKLGSLANDLQKVMEPLVKGGQVKISQSPKGVTIEIRDSALFPVAQAQPSPQSLQVLSQMAKVLSQVDNPISVEGFTDNTPIRNTFFPSNWELSAARAGSVVRLFVENGIAPERLVAVGRAENLPVADNASEDGRARNRRVSITVRAVTAEDSAPLAVESLDKAATPPPP; translated from the coding sequence ATGGCACGCCGACGACGCAGCGAAGACGAACACGAAAACCATGAACGCTGGCTGGTTTCCTACGCCGACTTCATCACCCTGCTGTTCGCCTTCTTCGTGGTGATGTACGCCATCTCCTCGGTCAACGAAGGGAAGTACCGGGTGCTGTCCAGCGCCATCGTCGATGCCTTCCGCACCGGCACGGCGATCAGCCTGCAGACCACACCCCCCACCGGCGGTGCCAACACCATGATCGAGGTGGCGCAGAGCAAGCCGATCGCCAAGGCGGTCAAGGGCGAGCTGCAAGCCAAGGAGCAAAGCAAGCTCGGCAGCCTGGCCAACGATCTGCAGAAGGTCATGGAACCGCTGGTCAAGGGTGGCCAAGTCAAGATTTCGCAGAGCCCCAAGGGCGTGACCATCGAGATTCGCGACAGCGCCCTGTTCCCCGTCGCCCAGGCGCAACCCTCGCCCCAGTCGCTGCAGGTGCTGTCGCAGATGGCGAAAGTGCTGTCCCAGGTCGACAACCCGATCAGCGTGGAAGGTTTCACCGACAACACCCCGATCCGCAACACCTTCTTCCCGTCCAACTGGGAACTGTCGGCGGCGCGGGCAGGCAGTGTGGTCCGGCTGTTCGTCGAGAACGGCATCGCCCCGGAACGCCTGGTGGCGGTCGGTCGCGCCGAAAACCTTCCCGTCGCCGACAACGCCAGCGAGGACGGGCGCGCCCGCAACCGCCGGGTATCGATCACGGTACGCGCGGTCACGGCAGAAGACAGCGCGCCATTGGCGGTGGAATCGCTCGACAAGGCTGCCACGCCGCCCCCTCCTTGA
- a CDS encoding quinone-dependent dihydroorotate dehydrogenase, with translation MLYSLLRPLLFKLDAETAHETTLKLLDKAHQLHLDSILGQSTVRLPVQAMGLTFPNPVGLAAGLDKNGEHIDALAGLGFGFLEIGTVTPRPQAGNPKPRLFRVPEYQGIINRMGFNNLGVDALLENVRNCRFKGILGINIGKNATTPIEAAVDDYLACLDKVYAYSSYITVNISSPNTKNLRQLQQADELSALLASLKLRQQELADKHGRYVPLAVKIAPDLDDEQIAAIARLLTEHKIDGVIATNTTLSRSEIAGHPLAGEAGGLSGAPVRERSTLLIRKLAKELDGALPIIGVGGIDSGEDAAEKMDAGATLVQLYSGLIYRGPGLVGEVLQALKNRS, from the coding sequence ATGCTCTACTCGCTTCTGCGCCCTCTTCTGTTCAAGCTAGACGCAGAAACCGCCCACGAAACCACCCTGAAGCTGCTCGACAAGGCGCACCAGCTCCATCTCGACAGCATTCTGGGACAGAGCACCGTTCGGCTGCCGGTACAGGCCATGGGGCTGACCTTCCCCAACCCGGTGGGACTGGCGGCGGGTCTCGACAAGAACGGGGAACACATCGACGCCCTGGCCGGGCTGGGCTTCGGCTTCCTGGAAATCGGCACCGTCACCCCCCGCCCGCAGGCCGGCAACCCCAAGCCGCGGCTGTTCCGCGTGCCGGAATACCAGGGCATCATCAATCGCATGGGGTTCAACAACCTGGGCGTCGATGCGCTGCTCGAGAACGTGCGCAACTGCCGCTTCAAGGGCATTCTCGGCATCAATATCGGCAAGAACGCCACCACGCCGATCGAAGCCGCGGTCGACGACTATCTTGCCTGCCTCGACAAGGTCTACGCCTACTCCAGCTACATCACCGTCAACATCTCCTCGCCCAACACCAAGAACCTGCGCCAACTGCAGCAGGCGGACGAGTTGTCGGCCCTGCTCGCAAGCCTCAAGCTGCGCCAGCAGGAACTGGCCGACAAGCATGGCCGCTACGTGCCGCTGGCGGTGAAGATCGCCCCGGACCTGGACGACGAGCAGATCGCGGCCATCGCCCGCCTGCTCACCGAGCACAAGATCGACGGTGTCATCGCCACCAATACCACGCTGTCGCGCAGCGAGATCGCCGGCCACCCGCTGGCCGGCGAAGCGGGCGGCCTCTCCGGCGCCCCCGTGCGCGAGCGCTCCACCCTGCTGATCCGCAAGCTGGCCAAGGAACTCGACGGCGCCCTGCCTATCATAGGAGTGGGAGGCATCGACTCCGGTGAGGACGCCGCCGAAAAGATGGACGCCGGCGCGACGCTGGTGCAGCTCTACAGCGGACTGATCTATCGCGGCCCGGGCCTGGTCGGCGAGGTGCTGCAGGCATTGAAAAACCGAAGCTGA
- a CDS encoding glycine zipper 2TM domain-containing protein: protein MLKTVLRTLVVGAAITGTLAGCATSDSAAVYSKGQMRQAQSVEFGTVVSVRNVLMEGDNNELLTLGGAALGGIAGSTIGHGRGAAAGTIAGALAGGFGTQAAQRSLGTKNALEITVKLDRSGRMLSIVQEADIPFAVGQRVRVLTGAGYDRVAPM, encoded by the coding sequence ATGCTGAAAACCGTTCTGCGGACTCTCGTCGTCGGTGCCGCCATCACCGGCACACTGGCCGGCTGCGCCACTTCGGATTCAGCCGCCGTCTACTCCAAGGGCCAGATGCGCCAGGCGCAGAGCGTGGAATTCGGCACAGTGGTTTCGGTTCGGAACGTTCTGATGGAAGGCGACAACAACGAGCTGCTCACCCTCGGTGGCGCCGCGCTGGGTGGCATAGCCGGCAGCACCATCGGTCACGGTCGTGGCGCCGCGGCGGGTACCATTGCCGGCGCACTTGCCGGCGGCTTCGGCACCCAGGCCGCCCAGCGCAGCCTCGGCACCAAGAATGCACTGGAAATCACCGTCAAGCTCGACCGCTCCGGCCGCATGCTGTCCATCGTGCAAGAAGCGGACATCCCCTTTGCGGTGGGTCAGCGCGTACGCGTCCTTACCGGTGCGGGCTACGACCGCGTCGCGCCGATGTAA
- a CDS encoding arginyltransferase — protein MSHRDAGPLMAIHFYATAPYPCSYIPDLQARSQVAIPAEAIDSAIYSQLVRLGFRRSGPYTYRPYCDGCKACQPVRIPVAAFSPNRAQRRAWKRHGSLTVELLPLGYSEEHYALYRRYQVARHAGGGMSEDDSGQYTEFILKSNVDSFLAEFRQDGVLKMVSLIDRLSDGLSAVYTFYDPDEAQASYGVYNVLWQVQLARRLGLTYLYLGYWIEGCRKMEYKSAYRPLEKLQDGRWMAFDS, from the coding sequence ATGAGTCATCGTGATGCCGGCCCGTTGATGGCCATTCATTTCTATGCCACGGCACCGTATCCGTGCAGCTACATCCCGGACCTGCAGGCCCGCTCCCAAGTGGCGATCCCGGCGGAAGCCATCGACAGCGCGATATACAGTCAGCTGGTGCGGCTGGGGTTCCGCCGTAGCGGCCCTTACACTTACCGCCCCTACTGCGATGGCTGCAAGGCCTGTCAGCCGGTGCGTATCCCAGTGGCGGCCTTCTCGCCCAACCGGGCCCAGCGCCGCGCCTGGAAACGGCACGGTAGCCTGACGGTGGAGCTGCTGCCGCTGGGGTACAGCGAGGAGCATTACGCCTTGTACCGGCGCTACCAGGTGGCCCGGCATGCCGGTGGCGGCATGTCGGAGGACGATTCCGGCCAGTACACCGAATTCATCCTCAAGAGTAACGTGGACAGCTTCCTGGCCGAGTTCCGCCAGGATGGCGTGTTGAAGATGGTCAGCCTGATCGACCGATTGAGCGATGGTCTGTCGGCGGTCTATACCTTCTACGACCCGGATGAGGCCCAGGCCAGCTACGGCGTCTACAATGTGCTGTGGCAGGTGCAGTTGGCCCGTCGGCTGGGTCTGACCTATCTCTATCTGGGTTACTGGATCGAGGGGTGCCGGAAGATGGAGTACAAGTCGGCTTACCGTCCCCTGGAGAAGCTGCAGGACGGGCGATGGATGGCGTTCGACTCATGA
- the aat gene encoding leucyl/phenylalanyl-tRNA--protein transferase: MVPWLSRELVFPRAESALLEPDGLLAAGGDLSPPRLVLAYSQGIFPWFSPGEPILWWSPSERMVLFPVELRVTRSLAKTLRNHPYEIRVDTAFREVMTACAAPRDGQPGTWIGPGMVDAYCRLHELGLAHSFETWEQGVLVGGLYGVALGRMFYGESMFSRVSNASKLAFVHMAWHLQACGFAMIDCQMYTPHLASLGARCIPREQFLATLKEQVALSSPEGMWSYRYSNESS; the protein is encoded by the coding sequence ATGGTTCCCTGGCTCAGCCGCGAGCTGGTTTTTCCACGCGCCGAGAGCGCGCTGCTCGAGCCGGACGGTTTGCTGGCCGCCGGCGGGGACCTCTCTCCGCCGCGGCTGGTCCTGGCCTACAGCCAGGGGATTTTCCCTTGGTTTTCGCCGGGGGAGCCGATTCTCTGGTGGTCGCCCTCCGAGCGCATGGTGCTGTTCCCGGTCGAATTGCGCGTCACGCGCTCGCTGGCCAAGACCCTGCGCAATCACCCTTACGAAATCCGTGTCGATACCGCCTTCCGCGAGGTCATGACCGCCTGCGCGGCGCCACGCGACGGTCAGCCGGGGACCTGGATCGGCCCCGGCATGGTGGATGCCTACTGCCGCCTGCACGAGCTGGGGTTGGCCCATTCCTTCGAGACCTGGGAGCAGGGGGTGCTGGTCGGCGGTTTGTACGGCGTGGCGCTGGGGCGCATGTTCTATGGCGAGTCGATGTTCTCCCGTGTCAGCAATGCCTCCAAGCTGGCCTTCGTTCACATGGCCTGGCACCTGCAGGCCTGTGGCTTTGCCATGATCGACTGCCAGATGTACACGCCGCACCTGGCCAGCCTGGGCGCCCGGTGTATACCGCGAGAGCAGTTTCTTGCTACGCTGAAAGAGCAGGTTGCGCTTTCTTCGCCCGAAGGGATGTGGTCATACAGGTACAGCAATGAGTCATCGTGA
- the fur gene encoding ferric iron uptake transcriptional regulator gives MSKASHLKDIGLKATGPRLKILDLFETSESRHLSAEDVYRRLIAENIDVGLATIYRVLTQFEQAGILVRHHFETGKAVYELNEGGHHDHMVCVKCGKVVEFFDPEIEALQDRIAQQHNFHIVDHALYMYGECAECTGKKKS, from the coding sequence ATGAGTAAAGCCAGTCACCTTAAAGATATTGGTCTGAAAGCGACCGGTCCCCGCCTGAAAATTCTGGATCTGTTCGAAACCAGCGAGTCCCGCCACCTGTCGGCCGAAGACGTCTACCGCCGCCTGATCGCCGAGAACATCGACGTGGGTCTTGCCACCATTTACCGTGTTCTGACCCAGTTCGAGCAGGCCGGCATTCTGGTGCGCCATCATTTCGAAACCGGCAAGGCGGTGTACGAGTTGAATGAAGGCGGGCACCACGATCACATGGTGTGTGTCAAGTGCGGCAAGGTCGTGGAGTTCTTCGATCCGGAAATCGAGGCGCTGCAGGATCGTATCGCCCAACAGCACAATTTCCACATCGTCGACCATGCCCTCTACATGTATGGCGAATGCGCCGAGTGCACCGGCAAGAAAAAATCCTGA
- a CDS encoding outer membrane protein assembly factor BamE has translation MRVLIIAAAIVLSGCSSLNPMSWFTPYQMDIPQGNYVTQDAVAKLKPGMTHKQVQFLLGTPLLTDAFHGNRWDYKYRLVRAGKPAEDKLLTVYFEGDAMTRVEGEALPAERAILPADASAPAQATKAQ, from the coding sequence ATGCGCGTCCTGATTATTGCCGCCGCCATCGTTCTGTCCGGCTGCAGTTCTCTGAACCCGATGAGCTGGTTCACCCCCTACCAAATGGACATCCCTCAAGGGAACTACGTCACGCAGGATGCCGTCGCCAAACTCAAGCCTGGCATGACGCACAAGCAGGTCCAGTTCCTGCTGGGTACCCCACTCTTGACCGATGCCTTCCATGGTAACCGCTGGGATTACAAGTATCGCCTGGTGCGCGCGGGGAAACCGGCAGAAGACAAGCTGCTGACCGTCTACTTCGAGGGCGATGCCATGACCCGGGTAGAGGGTGAAGCCCTGCCGGCCGAACGTGCAATTCTCCCCGCCGACGCCTCGGCCCCCGCTCAGGCAACCAAGGCGCAATGA